The following proteins are co-located in the Gossypium hirsutum isolate 1008001.06 chromosome A02, Gossypium_hirsutum_v2.1, whole genome shotgun sequence genome:
- the LOC107952036 gene encoding aspartic proteinase Asp1 isoform X2, with translation MVLSASLHGCLAATGQGQPPRKPTSIHPRAGVRSSVFLPVSGNVYPLGYYSVTIGIGNPPKPFQLDIDTGSDLTWVQCDAPCTGCTLRRDQLYNPSKNNFVDCKDPICLAVNSPNPPQCKNPNEKCCFQVQYADHGSVLGFIVLDTFPVRLVNGTLSKPNLAFGCGHRLQNRGLHPPTPTAGVLGLGKSKASISSQLSSMGVTKNVFGHCLGDNRGFLFFGADFVPKSGMTWTRMLQSSSYKHYSSGPAELLFSGKPTGIKGVNVIFDTGSTYTYLNLKVYETVLNLIRKNLSGKQLHDVKDKALPICWKGTKPFKSVRDARNYFSTFALSFTGSSNVQLQLPPENYLIVTEQGNVCLGILNGAEAGLGTTNVIGDISLQGKLVIYDNENQMIGWANADCNRKFG, from the exons ATG GTTCTTTCTGCATCTCTTCACGGCTGTCTTGCAGCAACCGGTCAAGGTCAACCTCCTAGGAAGCCTACCTCAATCCATCCTAGGGCCGGTGTTCGCTCCTCTGTTTTTCTTCCTGTTTCTGGCAATGTCTATCCTCTTGG GTATTATTCTGTGACAATTGGTATAGGCAACCCACCTAAGCCATTTCAACTTGATATTGATACTGGCAGTGACCTCACTTGGGTCCAATGTGATGCTCCTTGTACTGGTTGCACCTTG CGTCGTGATCAACTTTACAATCCGTCTAAGAACAACTTTGTGGACTGCAAGGACCCCATATGTCTTGCAGTTAACTCTCCCAATCCACCTCAATGCAAGAACCCTAATGAAAAATGTTGCTTTCAAGTTCAGTATGCTGATCATGGTTCTGTTCTTGGTTTCATTGTCTTAGACACCTTTCCCGTACGACTTGTCAATGGCACCCTTTCTAAACCTAATTTGGCCTTCGG GTGTGGACATCGTCTTCAAAACCGCGGTCTTCACCCTCCAACTCCTACTGCCGGAGTCCTCGGGCTTGGCAAAAGTAAAGCAAGCATCTCATCACAATTGAGTAGCATGGGTGTAACCAAAAATGTGTTTGGCCATTGTCTCGGTGATAATAGAGGGTTTTTGTTCTTTGGGGCTGATTTCGTCCCAAAATCGGGAATGACTTGGACACGGATGTTACAAAGTTCCTCTTA TAAACATTATTCATCCGGTCCAGCAGAACTTCTTTTCAGTGGGAAGCCTACTGGTATTAAAGGCGTTAACGTTATCTTCGATACTGGTTCCACTTACACTTACTTGAATTTAAAAGTTTATGAAACCGTACTTAATCTG ATAAGGAAAAATCTCAGTGGAAAGCAACTACATGATGTGAAAGATAAAGCTCTACCGATCTGCTGGAAAGGCACTAAGCCTTTCAAATCCGTGCGAGATGCTCGGAACTATTTCAGCACCTTTGCATTGAGTTTTACAGGCTCAAGTAATGTTCAGCTACAGCTACCACCTGAAAATTATCTCATTGTCACT GAACAAGGAAATGTTTGCCTTGGAATTCTGAATGGCGCGGAAGCCGGACTAGGAACTACCAATGTGATTGGAG ATATTTCATTGCAAGGCAAACTGGTGATATACGACAACGAGAATCAGATGATAGGATGGGCTAATGCGGATTGTAATCGCAAGTTTGGCtga
- the LOC107952038 gene encoding aspartic proteinase Asp1 isoform X1, with protein MDVKKSKATVALMMMFMMLFLVNFPGCFSAASQQPINKKSTHLKPHNGFHSSFLFPVTGNVYPLGYYSISLSIGNPPKVFEFDIDTGSDLTWVQCDAPCTGCTKPIDHLYKPQKHILVSCEHPSCGVVHFPESPHCEKPDDQCDFEIDYVDHGSVLGVVVADVFSLRFMNGSLIHLPLTFGCAYDLKNPGPYDPPAAGVLGLGNGKASILSQLRSFDLTRNVLGHCLSGKGGGFLFLGDDLVPSGMSWMPVSANSKHYLSSPAEVLFDGKPTGIKDLKVVFDSGSSYTYFGFQVYEGVLNLVRESLTEKTLGTVQDKALPICWKGTKPFKSVHDVKNYFSTLTLKFKDTQNIQLELQPEAYLIVTEDGNACFGILNGTEAGLGDLNVIGDISLIGKMVVYDNEKQRIGWISADCNRLPNSLDSNYKEDIQRPYAANFGILEENHPKTQGSSETNVRVRNREL; from the exons atggATGTAAAGAAAAGCAAAGCAACAGTGGCACTGATGATGATGTTCATGATGTTGTTTCTTGTAAATTTTCCAGGGTGTTTCTCGGCTGCCAGTCAGCAACCCATCAATAAAAAGTCAACCCATCTTAAGCCTCATAATGGGtttcattcatcttttctttttcctgtCACTGGGAATGTTTATCCTCTTGG GTACTATTCTATATCACTGTCCATAGGCAATCCACCCAAGGTTTTCGAGTTCGATATTGATACTGGCAGTGACCTCACATGGGTCCAATGCGATGCGCCTTGCACTGGTTGCACCAAG CCAATCGATCATCTTTACAAGCCCCAAAAACACATCCTTGTAAGCTGTGAGCATCCTTCCTGCGGCGTGGTTCACTTCCCTGAAAGTCCTCACTGCGAGAAACCGGATGACCAATGTGACTTTGAGATTGACTACGTTGATCATGGTTCAGTTCTTGGTGTGGTGGTCGCTGATGTCTTTTCTCTTAGATTTATGAATGGCTCTCTTATTCATCTCCCATTGACTTTCGG ATGTGCTTATGATCTGAAAAATCCTGGCCCATATGATCCTCCAGCAGCTGGAGTCCTCGGGCTTGGCAATGGCAAAGCAAGCATATTGTCACAGCTGCGAAGCTTTGATCTCACAAGAAATGTATTAGGCCATTGTTTAAGTGGGAAAGGTGGAGGATTTTTGTTCCTAGGAGATGATCTCGTCCCTTCTGGAATGTCTTGGATGCCTGTATCGGCCAACTC TAAACATTATTTGTCAAGTCCAGCAGAAGTCTTATTTGACGGAAAGCCGACTGGTATAAAGGACCTTAAAGTAGTATTTGACAGTGGGAGTTCGTACACTTACTTTGGCTTCCAAGTTTACGAAGGAGTGCTCAATCTG GTAAGGGAAAGCTTAACCGAGAAGACGTTGGGCACAGTGCAGGATAAAGCTCTCCCAATCTGCTGGAAAGGAACGAAACCTTTCAAATCTGTTCATGATGTCAAGAACTATTTCAGCACCTTGACATTGAAGTTTAAAGACACCCAGAATATTCAGCTAGAGTTACAGCCGGAAGCGTATCTTATTGTCACG GAAGATGGCAATGCTTGCTTTGGAATCTTGAATGGCACGGAAGCAGGATTGGGAGACTTGAACGTAATAGGAG ACATCTCGTTGATAGGCAAAATGGTGGTCTACGACAATGAGAAGCAGCGGATTGGTTGGATATCGGCGGATTGCAACAGGCTTCC TAACAGTTTGGACAGTAATTACAAAGAAGATATTCAACGACCATATGctgcaaattttggtattttagaAGAGAATCATCCTAAAACACAAGGTTCAAGCGAGACCAATGTTCGGGTGCGCAACCGagagctctga
- the LOC107952038 gene encoding aspartic proteinase Asp1 isoform X2 — translation MDVKKSKATVALMMMFMMLFLVNFPGCFSAASQQPINKKSTHLKPHNGFHSSFLFPVTGNVYPLGYYSISLSIGNPPKVFEFDIDTGSDLTWVQCDAPCTGCTKPIDHLYKPQKHILVSCEHPSCGVVHFPESPHCEKPDDQCDFEIDYVDHGSVLGVVVADVFSLRFMNGSLIHLPLTFGCAYDLKNPGPYDPPAAGVLGLGNGKASILSQLRSFDLTRNVLGHCLSGKGGGFLFLGDDLVPSGMSWMPVSANSKHYLSSPAEVLFDGKPTGIKDLKVVFDSGSSYTYFGFQVYEGVLNLVRESLTEKTLGTVQDKALPICWKGTKPFKSVHDVKNYFSTLTLKFKDTQNIQLELQPEAYLIVTEDGNACFGILNGTEAGLGDLNVIGDISLIGKMVVYDNEKQRIGWISADCNRLPLDSNYKEDIQRPYAANFGILEENHPKTQGSSETNVRVRNREL, via the exons atggATGTAAAGAAAAGCAAAGCAACAGTGGCACTGATGATGATGTTCATGATGTTGTTTCTTGTAAATTTTCCAGGGTGTTTCTCGGCTGCCAGTCAGCAACCCATCAATAAAAAGTCAACCCATCTTAAGCCTCATAATGGGtttcattcatcttttctttttcctgtCACTGGGAATGTTTATCCTCTTGG GTACTATTCTATATCACTGTCCATAGGCAATCCACCCAAGGTTTTCGAGTTCGATATTGATACTGGCAGTGACCTCACATGGGTCCAATGCGATGCGCCTTGCACTGGTTGCACCAAG CCAATCGATCATCTTTACAAGCCCCAAAAACACATCCTTGTAAGCTGTGAGCATCCTTCCTGCGGCGTGGTTCACTTCCCTGAAAGTCCTCACTGCGAGAAACCGGATGACCAATGTGACTTTGAGATTGACTACGTTGATCATGGTTCAGTTCTTGGTGTGGTGGTCGCTGATGTCTTTTCTCTTAGATTTATGAATGGCTCTCTTATTCATCTCCCATTGACTTTCGG ATGTGCTTATGATCTGAAAAATCCTGGCCCATATGATCCTCCAGCAGCTGGAGTCCTCGGGCTTGGCAATGGCAAAGCAAGCATATTGTCACAGCTGCGAAGCTTTGATCTCACAAGAAATGTATTAGGCCATTGTTTAAGTGGGAAAGGTGGAGGATTTTTGTTCCTAGGAGATGATCTCGTCCCTTCTGGAATGTCTTGGATGCCTGTATCGGCCAACTC TAAACATTATTTGTCAAGTCCAGCAGAAGTCTTATTTGACGGAAAGCCGACTGGTATAAAGGACCTTAAAGTAGTATTTGACAGTGGGAGTTCGTACACTTACTTTGGCTTCCAAGTTTACGAAGGAGTGCTCAATCTG GTAAGGGAAAGCTTAACCGAGAAGACGTTGGGCACAGTGCAGGATAAAGCTCTCCCAATCTGCTGGAAAGGAACGAAACCTTTCAAATCTGTTCATGATGTCAAGAACTATTTCAGCACCTTGACATTGAAGTTTAAAGACACCCAGAATATTCAGCTAGAGTTACAGCCGGAAGCGTATCTTATTGTCACG GAAGATGGCAATGCTTGCTTTGGAATCTTGAATGGCACGGAAGCAGGATTGGGAGACTTGAACGTAATAGGAG ACATCTCGTTGATAGGCAAAATGGTGGTCTACGACAATGAGAAGCAGCGGATTGGTTGGATATCGGCGGATTGCAACAGGCTTCC TTTGGACAGTAATTACAAAGAAGATATTCAACGACCATATGctgcaaattttggtattttagaAGAGAATCATCCTAAAACACAAGGTTCAAGCGAGACCAATGTTCGGGTGCGCAACCGagagctctga
- the LOC107952036 gene encoding aspartic proteinase Asp1 isoform X1, with the protein MADQKMKERRRVSLMIMVLIFQVLSASLHGCLAATGQGQPPRKPTSIHPRAGVRSSVFLPVSGNVYPLGYYSVTIGIGNPPKPFQLDIDTGSDLTWVQCDAPCTGCTLRRDQLYNPSKNNFVDCKDPICLAVNSPNPPQCKNPNEKCCFQVQYADHGSVLGFIVLDTFPVRLVNGTLSKPNLAFGCGHRLQNRGLHPPTPTAGVLGLGKSKASISSQLSSMGVTKNVFGHCLGDNRGFLFFGADFVPKSGMTWTRMLQSSSYKHYSSGPAELLFSGKPTGIKGVNVIFDTGSTYTYLNLKVYETVLNLIRKNLSGKQLHDVKDKALPICWKGTKPFKSVRDARNYFSTFALSFTGSSNVQLQLPPENYLIVTEQGNVCLGILNGAEAGLGTTNVIGDISLQGKLVIYDNENQMIGWANADCNRKFG; encoded by the exons ATGGCTGATCAGAAAATGAAAGAGAGAAGAAGAGTATCATTGATGATCATGGTGTTGATCTTTCAGGTTCTTTCTGCATCTCTTCACGGCTGTCTTGCAGCAACCGGTCAAGGTCAACCTCCTAGGAAGCCTACCTCAATCCATCCTAGGGCCGGTGTTCGCTCCTCTGTTTTTCTTCCTGTTTCTGGCAATGTCTATCCTCTTGG GTATTATTCTGTGACAATTGGTATAGGCAACCCACCTAAGCCATTTCAACTTGATATTGATACTGGCAGTGACCTCACTTGGGTCCAATGTGATGCTCCTTGTACTGGTTGCACCTTG CGTCGTGATCAACTTTACAATCCGTCTAAGAACAACTTTGTGGACTGCAAGGACCCCATATGTCTTGCAGTTAACTCTCCCAATCCACCTCAATGCAAGAACCCTAATGAAAAATGTTGCTTTCAAGTTCAGTATGCTGATCATGGTTCTGTTCTTGGTTTCATTGTCTTAGACACCTTTCCCGTACGACTTGTCAATGGCACCCTTTCTAAACCTAATTTGGCCTTCGG GTGTGGACATCGTCTTCAAAACCGCGGTCTTCACCCTCCAACTCCTACTGCCGGAGTCCTCGGGCTTGGCAAAAGTAAAGCAAGCATCTCATCACAATTGAGTAGCATGGGTGTAACCAAAAATGTGTTTGGCCATTGTCTCGGTGATAATAGAGGGTTTTTGTTCTTTGGGGCTGATTTCGTCCCAAAATCGGGAATGACTTGGACACGGATGTTACAAAGTTCCTCTTA TAAACATTATTCATCCGGTCCAGCAGAACTTCTTTTCAGTGGGAAGCCTACTGGTATTAAAGGCGTTAACGTTATCTTCGATACTGGTTCCACTTACACTTACTTGAATTTAAAAGTTTATGAAACCGTACTTAATCTG ATAAGGAAAAATCTCAGTGGAAAGCAACTACATGATGTGAAAGATAAAGCTCTACCGATCTGCTGGAAAGGCACTAAGCCTTTCAAATCCGTGCGAGATGCTCGGAACTATTTCAGCACCTTTGCATTGAGTTTTACAGGCTCAAGTAATGTTCAGCTACAGCTACCACCTGAAAATTATCTCATTGTCACT GAACAAGGAAATGTTTGCCTTGGAATTCTGAATGGCGCGGAAGCCGGACTAGGAACTACCAATGTGATTGGAG ATATTTCATTGCAAGGCAAACTGGTGATATACGACAACGAGAATCAGATGATAGGATGGGCTAATGCGGATTGTAATCGCAAGTTTGGCtga